A portion of the Vreelandella subglaciescola genome contains these proteins:
- a CDS encoding DUF488 domain-containing protein, whose translation MSYQIELKRIYAPVSQDDGARVLVDRLWPRGKTHDTLHLTAWHPEAAPSIGLHRQYDQGRLSHTSLLTRYRLDLRDSGEALLPLMVYARKGTLTLLTSERRLEHSYLIELRAILLEALEAEDIADREPSSPPCYAHEMRNWL comes from the coding sequence GTGAGCTACCAGATTGAGTTAAAGCGTATTTATGCACCGGTCAGCCAGGACGACGGCGCCCGCGTGCTGGTCGACCGGCTATGGCCCCGGGGGAAAACCCACGACACGCTACACCTGACCGCGTGGCATCCCGAAGCCGCCCCCTCTATCGGGCTACATCGCCAATATGACCAGGGGCGCCTCAGTCACACGTCGCTTCTGACGCGCTATCGCCTCGATCTTCGCGACAGCGGCGAGGCGCTACTCCCGCTGATGGTATATGCCCGCAAGGGCACTTTAACGCTGCTGACCAGCGAGCGGCGACTAGAACACTCTTACCTGATCGAGCTACGTGCCATCCTACTTGAAGCCCTCGAAGCAGAGGACATAGCCGACCGCGAGCCGTCATCGCCACCCTGCTATGCTCACGAAATGCGCAATTGGCTGTGA
- a CDS encoding methyltransferase domain-containing protein, giving the protein MAEKFARSLYNAPRGELRLALLDALLPEMLTLSGQLALDVGGGLGQQAAWLARRGHHVTLAEPSGDMLALARATLADETFAERIDYLQAPLQALDTAAPGPWPLVICHAVLEWMGDPRAALEALGRLVAPGGQLSLMVFNRDALRFANVIKGNRQKALDDRLEGLGKRKRLTPVSPLTHAQIEHFAAAAGLTLDGVAGIRIFQDYLREPVADADDQATLFALERQYCRTDPHWRLGRYLLYTLRKPPCVNQ; this is encoded by the coding sequence ATGGCGGAGAAGTTTGCCCGCTCGCTGTATAACGCCCCGCGCGGCGAGCTACGTTTGGCGTTGCTGGATGCGCTATTGCCCGAGATGCTAACGCTTAGCGGCCAGCTGGCGCTGGACGTGGGCGGCGGCCTTGGTCAGCAGGCAGCGTGGCTGGCCCGCCGCGGCCATCACGTTACACTTGCCGAGCCGTCTGGTGATATGCTCGCGCTGGCGCGCGCCACCCTCGCTGATGAGACGTTCGCCGAGCGCATCGATTATCTGCAGGCGCCGCTGCAGGCGCTGGATACGGCAGCCCCCGGCCCCTGGCCGCTGGTGATATGCCACGCGGTACTTGAGTGGATGGGCGACCCGCGTGCCGCACTCGAAGCGCTTGGCCGGCTGGTGGCGCCCGGCGGTCAGCTAAGCCTGATGGTGTTCAACCGCGACGCGCTGCGGTTTGCCAACGTGATCAAGGGCAACCGGCAAAAGGCGCTGGACGATCGGTTGGAAGGGCTGGGCAAGCGCAAGCGCCTGACGCCCGTATCGCCGCTGACCCACGCTCAGATCGAGCACTTTGCCGCCGCCGCCGGCTTGACCCTTGACGGCGTAGCGGGCATCCGTATTTTTCAGGATTACCTGCGCGAACCGGTGGCAGATGCGGATGATCAGGCGACGCTTTTCGCCCTTGAGCGCCAATACTGCCGTACCGACCCGCACTGGCGCCTTGGGCGCTACCTGCTTTATACCCTGCGTAAGCCACCCTGTGTGAATCAATAG
- a CDS encoding class I SAM-dependent methyltransferase, translating to MSAQTPSCQLLERDAFSKDPDFASFWAIAPPDDPWLLSAAAGVVSADQALHERFAAQSTPVVSPLDEATEAKLRGGTIHAVVLFWPKALRLGGWWLDWLNQTLPDGTPVAVVGEHQGGIRRVPKWLAERGLECDKRDGARRCSVFVTQTRAPDALPAERLASQAWERFTARDMQMVSHPGVFGHGKVDEGTTLLLDTLEGALGDTPLKVLDVGCGDGIISAWLARQGHNVSAVDVNHFAVEACRRTLAENGADGCVLASDVYSALGDERFDLIISNPPFHQEREIDYGAAGRLIAEASGHLTKGGKLVLVANAFLPYAVPLERAFGTFDVLADNRRFKVYRACIARYALF from the coding sequence ATGAGTGCTCAGACGCCGAGCTGCCAACTGCTGGAACGCGATGCGTTTAGCAAAGATCCCGACTTTGCCTCTTTCTGGGCGATCGCGCCGCCGGATGACCCTTGGCTTTTGAGTGCTGCCGCGGGCGTTGTCAGCGCCGATCAAGCGCTGCATGAGCGCTTTGCGGCGCAGAGTACGCCCGTGGTATCGCCGCTTGATGAGGCAACGGAGGCCAAGCTGCGCGGCGGTACGATTCACGCCGTGGTGCTGTTCTGGCCGAAAGCGCTGCGGCTGGGCGGGTGGTGGCTTGACTGGCTGAACCAGACACTGCCCGACGGTACGCCGGTGGCGGTAGTGGGCGAGCATCAGGGCGGCATTAGGCGCGTGCCCAAATGGCTCGCCGAGCGCGGGCTTGAGTGCGACAAGCGCGACGGCGCGCGGCGCTGCTCGGTGTTTGTCACCCAGACCCGCGCACCCGACGCGCTGCCGGCCGAGCGCCTTGCCTCACAGGCGTGGGAACGCTTTACCGCGCGCGATATGCAGATGGTCAGCCATCCGGGGGTGTTTGGCCACGGTAAGGTCGATGAAGGCACCACGCTGCTGCTGGATACGCTGGAGGGCGCGCTTGGCGATACGCCGCTCAAGGTGCTCGACGTTGGCTGCGGGGACGGGATTATCAGCGCCTGGCTAGCGCGCCAGGGGCATAACGTCAGCGCGGTAGACGTCAATCACTTTGCCGTTGAGGCCTGTCGCAGGACGCTGGCTGAAAATGGCGCAGACGGCTGCGTGCTGGCCAGCGACGTGTATTCGGCGCTGGGCGATGAGCGTTTTGACCTGATCATCAGCAATCCGCCGTTTCATCAGGAGCGCGAGATCGACTACGGCGCGGCGGGACGCCTGATTGCCGAAGCGTCCGGTCACCTGACTAAAGGTGGAAAGCTGGTGCTGGTAGCCAACGCATTCCTGCCGTATGCCGTGCCGCTGGAGCGTGCGTTTGGGACGTTTGATGTGCTGGCCGATAACCGCCGGTTCAAGGTGTATCGGGCCTGCATCGCCCGGTACGCTTTATTCTAA
- a CDS encoding monovalent cation:proton antiporter-2 (CPA2) family protein yields METGLMYSALVFLVAAVAVVPLCKKLGLGEVLGYLLAGVAIGPAALGLVSDPEQVLGFSQIGIVFLLFIIGLELKLSRLKLMRQAVFVFGGLQLLTAGLAIALIAWLLGLSPTAALIVGFGLGLSSTPLVLQLLGEGGELQSRQGRYAFSILLFQDMATIPVLALIPFLGAGANLDGDSSAMIKDIVLGVGAFVILILCGRYLLRPLFHQIARVQSREMFLAVALMVVLGAALLMEKAGLSMALGAFVAGVLLADSEYRPAIEADIQPFKGLLLGLFFMAVGMTAQIGLLLEEPLRILLLVLGLFVVKFLMLLLATRLFRRPWPVALRLGVLMGHGGEFGFVLFSAALAAGLLEAPLVNTLILIVSLSIALAPLINALALRSGLLAPKKKPSREYDQPQRVENQVLIIGFSRFGQVVGRVLQNLQIPFTVLDSDPERVDFVRRYGHQVYFGDASRLDLLEAAGAERAYLLVLAVSDVDVSMRVARLIRRRFPRAKLLARARDRYHAQQLMRLGVSIVIRELLLSSLEMSRRVLMELGVKDEVAEHTIETFYQHDERTLAQQMETTRETQQLAQSHEQANRELQELFQADEESLTPGTLEASSTLDKSSHHP; encoded by the coding sequence TTGGAAACCGGACTGATGTATTCCGCCCTGGTATTTCTCGTCGCGGCGGTGGCGGTAGTGCCGCTGTGTAAAAAGTTAGGTCTTGGCGAAGTGCTGGGGTATCTGTTGGCAGGCGTAGCCATTGGCCCGGCCGCTCTTGGCTTGGTGAGCGATCCCGAACAGGTGCTGGGGTTTTCCCAGATCGGCATCGTTTTCCTATTGTTTATCATCGGTCTGGAACTCAAGCTTTCGCGGCTAAAGCTGATGCGCCAGGCGGTGTTCGTTTTCGGCGGCCTGCAGCTTCTCACCGCTGGCTTGGCCATCGCCCTGATTGCCTGGCTGTTGGGGCTGTCTCCTACGGCGGCGCTGATCGTGGGGTTTGGCCTGGGGCTGAGCTCGACGCCCCTGGTCCTGCAGCTGCTCGGCGAGGGCGGTGAGTTGCAGAGTCGCCAGGGCCGTTACGCTTTTTCCATTCTGCTGTTTCAGGACATGGCCACCATTCCGGTACTCGCGCTGATTCCTTTCCTTGGCGCCGGGGCGAACCTTGATGGCGATTCTTCGGCAATGATCAAGGATATCGTGCTGGGCGTCGGTGCCTTCGTCATATTGATTCTCTGCGGACGTTATCTGCTGCGCCCGCTGTTTCATCAGATCGCCCGGGTACAAAGCCGGGAGATGTTCCTTGCGGTTGCCTTGATGGTGGTGCTGGGAGCGGCCCTGTTGATGGAGAAAGCGGGATTATCCATGGCGCTGGGCGCTTTTGTTGCCGGCGTGCTGCTGGCGGATTCGGAATATCGCCCGGCCATCGAGGCGGATATTCAGCCGTTCAAGGGGCTGCTGTTGGGGCTTTTCTTCATGGCGGTGGGGATGACCGCCCAGATCGGCCTGTTGCTGGAAGAGCCACTGCGCATTCTGCTTCTCGTGCTGGGGTTGTTCGTCGTCAAATTCCTGATGCTGCTGCTGGCCACGCGGCTGTTTCGTCGGCCTTGGCCCGTCGCCTTGCGGCTCGGGGTGCTGATGGGGCACGGCGGTGAGTTCGGCTTCGTGCTGTTCTCCGCCGCGCTGGCCGCTGGCTTGCTTGAGGCGCCGCTGGTCAATACGCTGATCCTGATTGTGTCGCTTTCCATCGCACTCGCGCCGCTGATCAACGCGTTGGCGCTGCGTTCCGGCCTGTTAGCGCCAAAGAAGAAGCCGTCGCGTGAATACGACCAGCCCCAGCGCGTCGAAAATCAGGTGTTGATCATCGGTTTCAGTCGTTTCGGCCAGGTCGTCGGGCGGGTGCTGCAGAATTTGCAGATTCCTTTTACGGTGCTGGACAGCGACCCGGAACGGGTCGATTTCGTGCGACGTTACGGCCATCAGGTCTATTTCGGCGATGCCTCGCGGCTGGATCTGTTGGAGGCCGCCGGGGCAGAGCGCGCGTACCTGCTGGTGCTGGCCGTGAGCGATGTGGACGTCTCCATGCGGGTGGCGCGGCTGATTCGGCGACGTTTCCCCCGGGCCAAACTGCTTGCTCGGGCGCGGGATCGCTATCATGCCCAGCAGCTGATGCGCCTTGGCGTGTCTATCGTGATTCGCGAGCTGCTGCTGTCGAGTCTTGAAATGTCGCGGCGGGTATTGATGGAGCTAGGCGTCAAGGACGAGGTTGCCGAGCACACCATCGAGACCTTTTACCAACACGATGAGCGCACCCTGGCACAGCAGATGGAGACAACCCGCGAGACGCAACAGCTGGCGCAGAGTCACGAGCAGGCCAACCGGGAGTTACAGGAGCTTTTCCAAGCGGATGAGGAAAGCCTGACCCCGGGAACTCTCGAGGCGTCATCAACCCTCGACAAATCATCTCATCATCCATGA
- a CDS encoding extensin family protein — protein sequence MKRLLCLLVLIAIGVALDKGVWAIPRQWSPFEPLRIQDPVTPVTGWKLTWLKRDRQGCLAVLDTLPDSALEYQALVDYVPTPSCPLTNVVRLNASGVQFNRSFVATCPLALGWLMFEYHTLQPAARNLLGSPVSRVEHYGSFACRNIYGRENARRSAHASAEALDVAAFTLADGRRISVLDDWQEEGKTGQFLHEIQRGACRRFATVLGPEYNAAHANHFHLAVGGFSLCR from the coding sequence GTGAAGCGCCTACTCTGCTTGCTGGTGCTGATCGCCATCGGTGTCGCTCTCGACAAGGGCGTCTGGGCGATTCCGCGACAATGGAGCCCCTTTGAGCCACTGCGTATTCAGGACCCGGTTACCCCGGTCACCGGCTGGAAGCTTACGTGGCTCAAGCGTGATCGTCAGGGGTGTCTGGCGGTGCTGGATACGCTGCCGGATAGCGCGCTCGAATATCAGGCGTTGGTGGATTATGTGCCGACCCCCAGCTGCCCGCTCACCAATGTGGTACGTCTGAACGCCAGCGGCGTGCAGTTCAACCGCAGCTTTGTGGCGACCTGCCCGCTGGCGCTGGGCTGGCTGATGTTTGAGTATCACACGCTGCAGCCGGCGGCCAGAAATCTTCTGGGCAGCCCGGTCAGTCGCGTCGAGCATTATGGCAGCTTCGCCTGCCGCAATATCTATGGTCGTGAAAATGCTCGGCGCAGTGCCCATGCGTCGGCAGAAGCGCTGGATGTGGCCGCTTTCACACTGGCAGACGGGCGGAGAATAAGCGTGCTTGACGATTGGCAGGAGGAAGGCAAGACCGGCCAGTTCCTGCACGAGATTCAGCGTGGCGCGTGTCGACGTTTCGCCACGGTACTGGGGCCGGAATATAATGCCGCTCATGCCAATCATTTTCATTTGGCCGTGGGTGGGTTCAGTTTGTGCCGCTAG
- a CDS encoding thiol-disulfide oxidoreductase DCC family protein, which yields MTAETTLLYVYYDGACPICRRDRARYERWAGETGKSVIWCDFNQYTEHLHSIDVDPDAAMMSLHVEDASGQLYEGIEAYVLLMKRVPRLRPAAFFMALPGVNGVLTKLYQRWVCRRLEREGRLP from the coding sequence ATGACAGCAGAAACCACATTACTTTATGTCTATTACGACGGCGCCTGCCCGATATGCCGGCGCGACCGTGCCCGCTATGAACGCTGGGCGGGAGAAACGGGAAAGTCGGTGATCTGGTGCGATTTTAACCAGTACACCGAGCACCTGCACTCGATTGACGTTGACCCGGACGCGGCGATGATGTCGCTGCACGTTGAAGACGCCAGCGGGCAGCTGTATGAAGGAATCGAGGCCTACGTGTTGCTGATGAAGCGCGTGCCGAGGCTACGTCCGGCGGCTTTTTTCATGGCGCTTCCCGGCGTCAACGGCGTGTTGACAAAGCTCTACCAGCGCTGGGTGTGCCGGCGGCTTGAGCGTGAAGGCCGCCTGCCGTAA
- the cyoB gene encoding cytochrome o ubiquinol oxidase subunit I, giving the protein MFGKLSWESIPFHEPIVMGTVAVIAVVAALLLGAITYFKKWQYLWSEWITSVDHKKLGIMYFIVALVMLVRGFSDAIMMRSQQALAAGDASGYLPPEHFDQIFTAHGVIMIFFVAMPMVIGLMNLVVPLQIGARDVAFPFLNNLSFWLFVAGVVLVNLSLFIGEFAKTGWLAYAPLSGIQYSPDVGVDYWIWALQISGIGTTLTGINFFVTILKMRTKGMTMFRMPIFTWTSLCANVLIIASFPILTATIAMLTLDRYFGMHFFTNDFGGNMMLYVNLIWAWGHPEVYILILPAFGVFSEVASTFSRKRLFGYTTMVWATVCITVLSFMVWLHHFFTMGAGANVNAFFGIMTMIIAIPTGVKIFNWLFTMFRGSIQFTSPVLWTLGFIVTFTLGGMTGVMLAIPGADFVLHNSLFVIAHFHNVIIGGVVFGMMAGLTYWFPKAFGFTLNEKWGKRSFWCWIIGFYMAFMPLYALSFFGAVRRMQTYADTSWQPLMIAAWVGAVIILMGIACTVIQLYVSIRDRKQNLDVTGDPWDARTFEWATSSPAPFYNFAHLPEVTGIDGFWEDKQKNGAEALLSNGPYEDIHMPKNTVAGPVIGILSIGLGFALIWHIWWLAALSGAGMFVAFLMRVFNDDIDYYVPAAEVERIEREHRERWARRDELEHTNRVEVRA; this is encoded by the coding sequence ATGTTCGGAAAACTAAGCTGGGAGTCGATCCCCTTCCATGAGCCCATCGTCATGGGCACCGTCGCGGTCATCGCGGTGGTAGCAGCGCTGCTGCTCGGGGCAATCACCTACTTCAAAAAATGGCAGTATCTGTGGTCAGAGTGGATTACCTCTGTTGACCATAAAAAACTCGGCATCATGTACTTTATCGTCGCGCTGGTGATGCTGGTTCGCGGTTTCTCGGATGCCATCATGATGCGCAGCCAGCAGGCATTGGCCGCCGGCGACGCCTCGGGCTATCTGCCACCCGAGCACTTTGATCAGATCTTCACCGCCCACGGCGTGATCATGATCTTCTTTGTGGCAATGCCCATGGTCATCGGCCTGATGAACCTGGTGGTGCCGCTGCAGATCGGCGCGCGCGACGTGGCCTTCCCGTTTCTCAATAACCTGAGTTTCTGGCTGTTTGTCGCCGGCGTGGTGCTGGTCAACCTGTCGCTGTTTATCGGCGAGTTTGCCAAAACCGGCTGGCTGGCCTACGCGCCGCTGTCGGGGATTCAGTACAGCCCTGATGTCGGGGTGGACTACTGGATATGGGCGTTGCAAATATCGGGGATCGGCACGACGCTGACCGGTATCAACTTCTTCGTCACCATTTTGAAGATGCGCACCAAGGGCATGACCATGTTCCGCATGCCGATCTTCACCTGGACGTCGCTTTGCGCCAACGTGCTGATCATCGCGTCATTCCCGATCCTCACCGCGACCATCGCGATGCTGACGCTGGATCGCTACTTCGGCATGCACTTCTTCACCAATGATTTTGGCGGCAACATGATGCTGTACGTCAACCTCATCTGGGCCTGGGGTCACCCCGAAGTGTATATCCTGATTTTGCCGGCATTTGGCGTGTTCTCCGAGGTCGCCTCGACGTTCTCGCGCAAGCGGCTGTTTGGCTATACCACCATGGTGTGGGCCACGGTATGTATTACCGTGCTCTCGTTCATGGTCTGGCTGCACCACTTCTTCACCATGGGTGCGGGCGCCAACGTCAACGCCTTCTTCGGCATCATGACGATGATCATCGCCATTCCCACCGGGGTGAAGATCTTCAACTGGCTGTTCACCATGTTCCGCGGGAGTATTCAGTTCACCTCGCCGGTCCTCTGGACGCTGGGCTTTATCGTCACCTTTACGCTGGGTGGCATGACCGGCGTAATGCTGGCCATTCCGGGCGCCGACTTTGTACTGCATAACAGCCTGTTTGTTATTGCCCACTTCCATAACGTCATCATCGGCGGCGTGGTCTTTGGCATGATGGCCGGCCTGACTTACTGGTTCCCCAAGGCGTTCGGTTTCACGCTCAACGAGAAATGGGGCAAGCGTTCGTTCTGGTGCTGGATCATCGGCTTTTACATGGCCTTCATGCCGCTCTACGCGCTGAGCTTCTTCGGTGCCGTACGCCGCATGCAGACCTACGCCGACACCAGCTGGCAGCCGCTGATGATTGCCGCCTGGGTTGGCGCCGTGATCATTCTGATGGGCATTGCCTGCACGGTGATTCAGCTTTACGTCAGCATTCGCGACCGCAAGCAGAATCTCGACGTCACCGGCGACCCCTGGGATGCGCGTACCTTTGAGTGGGCCACTTCATCTCCGGCACCGTTCTATAACTTTGCGCACCTGCCCGAAGTCACCGGCATCGACGGTTTCTGGGAAGACAAGCAGAAAAACGGCGCCGAAGCCCTGCTGAGCAATGGGCCTTACGAAGACATCCACATGCCCAAAAACACCGTGGCAGGCCCTGTCATCGGCATTCTCAGCATCGGTCTGGGCTTTGCGCTGATCTGGCACATCTGGTGGCTGGCGGCCCTTAGCGGCGCGGGCATGTTCGTTGCCTTCCTGATGCGCGTGTTCAACGATGACATCGACTACTACGTACCGGCTGCCGAGGTTGAGCGCATCGAGCGCGAGCACCGCGAGCGCTGGGCGCGTCGCGACGAACTCGAGCACACCAACCGAGTAGAGGTGCGGGCATAA
- the cyoA gene encoding ubiquinol oxidase subunit II, giving the protein MKRQHALAGCGSALLDSKGQIGQEQTRLILTVFGLMMIVVIPVIGMTFWFAVRYRRSNKNAVYHPDWSHSNAIEVAIWLIPCIIIAILATMTWKTSHSLDPHKPIESDVAPMEIQVVSLDWKWLFIYPEQGIATVNEVAFPKDVPVRFRVTSGSVMNAFFIPHLGSQIYAMAGMDNDVHLIANEKGVYPGRSTNYSGSGFAGMTFDAHATSPEAFDDWVENVRESADSLTFPEEYEALALPTRDVPVKYFSEISPRLYEDIVQSFHTGRDGDASPNSHGDAPMSAEAAE; this is encoded by the coding sequence ATGAAACGTCAACACGCCCTAGCAGGCTGCGGGTCTGCCCTGCTGGATTCCAAGGGCCAGATCGGCCAGGAGCAGACGCGGCTGATCTTGACCGTTTTTGGCCTGATGATGATCGTGGTCATTCCGGTTATCGGCATGACCTTCTGGTTTGCCGTACGCTATCGGCGCAGCAACAAAAACGCGGTTTACCACCCCGACTGGTCGCACTCCAACGCCATTGAAGTGGCGATATGGCTGATTCCCTGCATCATTATCGCGATCCTCGCGACAATGACATGGAAAACCTCCCATAGCCTTGACCCCCACAAGCCTATTGAAAGCGACGTTGCCCCGATGGAAATCCAGGTCGTTTCGCTGGATTGGAAATGGCTGTTCATCTATCCCGAACAGGGCATCGCCACGGTCAACGAGGTCGCCTTTCCCAAAGACGTACCGGTACGCTTCCGGGTGACGTCGGGCTCGGTGATGAATGCGTTTTTCATTCCCCATCTGGGCAGCCAGATCTACGCCATGGCGGGCATGGACAACGACGTTCACCTGATCGCCAATGAAAAAGGCGTTTATCCGGGACGTTCCACCAACTACAGCGGCTCGGGTTTTGCCGGCATGACGTTTGACGCTCACGCGACCTCACCAGAGGCGTTTGACGACTGGGTTGAAAACGTCCGCGAGTCCGCCGATAGCCTCACTTTCCCCGAGGAATACGAGGCGCTGGCCTTACCCACCCGGGATGTTCCGGTGAAATATTTCTCCGAGATATCGCCCCGGCTGTATGAAGACATTGTTCAGAGTTTTCATACCGGCCGCGACGGCGATGCATCCCCAAATAGCCACGGCGATGCGCCGATGAGCGCGGAGGCAGCGGAATAA
- the cyoE gene encoding heme o synthase, with protein MDHAPLATQYDDRLVATPSRFQDFITLTKPGIIGGNVISVMGGFFLAAQGTFDGWLFVAALLGLALVIASGCAFNNVIDRDIDALMSRTRNRPLVQGRITPAATLVFATLLGAGGFGLLALGTNALTVGLAAFGFAIYVGAYSLYMKRNSEFGTLVGSLSGAMPPVVGYCAVTGQFDTGALTLLVIFCLWQMPHSYAIAIFRREDYRAASIPVLPVVRGIETAKHYILGYILAFVVATLTLSLAGYAGAGYFAVALVMGVYWLYLGLEGYRARDDVKWAKQVFGFSILTITALSVMMSVDSSLAPNVALWTSL; from the coding sequence ATGGATCATGCACCACTTGCAACTCAATATGATGATCGGCTAGTGGCAACGCCGAGCCGATTCCAGGACTTTATCACCCTGACCAAGCCGGGCATCATTGGCGGTAACGTGATCTCGGTGATGGGCGGTTTCTTTCTCGCCGCCCAGGGCACGTTTGACGGCTGGCTGTTTGTCGCCGCCCTGCTGGGGCTGGCGCTGGTGATTGCCTCGGGTTGCGCGTTCAACAACGTGATTGACCGCGACATCGACGCGCTCATGTCGCGCACCCGCAACCGCCCGCTGGTACAGGGGCGCATCACCCCGGCGGCGACGCTGGTCTTTGCCACGCTTCTGGGCGCCGGCGGGTTTGGCCTGCTGGCACTGGGTACCAACGCGCTGACGGTCGGCCTTGCCGCGTTCGGCTTTGCGATTTATGTGGGGGCGTATAGCCTTTATATGAAGCGCAACTCGGAATTCGGCACGCTGGTCGGTAGCCTTTCCGGCGCGATGCCGCCGGTGGTGGGCTATTGCGCGGTGACCGGGCAGTTTGATACCGGCGCGCTGACGCTGCTGGTGATTTTCTGCCTGTGGCAGATGCCGCACTCCTACGCGATTGCGATCTTTCGTCGGGAAGATTACCGCGCGGCGTCGATTCCAGTACTGCCGGTAGTGCGCGGCATTGAAACCGCCAAGCACTATATCCTCGGCTATATTCTGGCCTTTGTGGTCGCTACGCTGACGCTGAGCCTGGCCGGCTACGCAGGCGCTGGCTACTTTGCCGTCGCACTGGTGATGGGGGTTTACTGGCTGTATCTGGGGCTTGAAGGCTACCGCGCCCGCGACGATGTCAAATGGGCCAAGCAGGTGTTCGGCTTCTCCATTCTCACCATCACCGCTCTGAGCGTGATGATGTCGGTAGATTCAAGCCTGGCGCCCAACGTAGCGCTCTGGACGTCACTCTAA
- the cyoD gene encoding cytochrome o ubiquinol oxidase subunit IV — protein MSDSHTAPGGASHGSVKTYVVGLILSLVLTVIPFTAVMSGAFNTGMTVIIVVAMAVAQILVQLIMFMHMNTKSDDGWNLTSFVFTITILALVVGGSLWIMHHLQLNMMIG, from the coding sequence ATGAGCGATTCACATACGGCGCCGGGCGGCGCCAGCCACGGCAGCGTCAAAACCTACGTCGTCGGGCTGATTCTTTCCCTCGTGCTGACGGTGATCCCGTTTACCGCGGTAATGAGCGGCGCGTTCAATACCGGCATGACCGTGATCATCGTTGTCGCCATGGCGGTCGCCCAGATTCTGGTGCAGCTGATCATGTTCATGCACATGAACACTAAGTCTGACGACGGCTGGAATCTGACATCTTTCGTTTTCACCATAACCATCCTGGCTCTGGTCGTGGGAGGTTCGCTATGGATCATGCACCACTTGCAACTCAATATGATGATCGGCTAG
- a CDS encoding cytochrome o ubiquinol oxidase subunit III has product MATQTMSNQHAQTAAAEHEHDHHADHHDAGGTKVFGFWVYLMSDLVIFGSLFATYAVLAGGTAGGPSGQDIFELPFVLVETFLLLFSSFTYGMAVLSMNTDKVGQLKAWLGITFLLGAAFVGMELYEFHHLIEEGFGPDRSAFLTAFFTLVGTHGLHVTFGLIWIAVMFVQVSTKGLNHMTRPRIMCLSLFWHFLDIVWICVFSFVYLMGVL; this is encoded by the coding sequence ATGGCAACGCAAACAATGAGTAATCAACACGCCCAGACGGCTGCGGCCGAGCATGAGCACGATCACCACGCCGATCATCATGATGCCGGCGGCACCAAGGTCTTCGGCTTCTGGGTCTATCTAATGAGCGATCTGGTGATCTTCGGGTCACTGTTCGCCACTTACGCCGTGCTCGCTGGGGGTACGGCGGGTGGCCCCTCGGGTCAGGATATTTTCGAGCTACCCTTTGTGCTGGTCGAAACCTTCCTGCTGCTGTTCTCGAGCTTTACCTACGGCATGGCCGTGCTTTCGATGAACACCGACAAGGTCGGCCAGCTGAAAGCCTGGCTGGGCATTACCTTTTTGCTCGGCGCGGCTTTTGTGGGCATGGAGCTTTACGAGTTCCACCACCTGATCGAGGAAGGCTTTGGCCCGGATCGCAGCGCGTTTCTCACCGCGTTCTTCACCCTGGTGGGCACCCACGGGCTGCACGTCACCTTTGGCCTGATCTGGATTGCGGTGATGTTCGTGCAGGTCTCGACCAAAGGGCTGAATCACATGACCCGCCCGCGGATCATGTGCCTGAGCCTGTTCTGGCACTTTCTGGACATTGTCTGGATCTGCGTCTTCTCCTTCGTCTACCTGATGGGAGTGCTGTGA